Genomic DNA from Candidatus Sphingomonas phytovorans:
TCGGTATCGAGCCGCATGTCCGCTTCAAGGGGCAGGTGGGCGAACAGGCGACGATGTTTTTTCGCGATCCAAGCGGCAACGCGCTCGAATTCAAGGCGTTCGCTGACGACGCCATGCTGTTCGCGCGCTAGGGGGCAGGCAATGAACGATCCGATCAGCGTCGATATCCCCCACAAGCTTGGCCTCGCCGCGGCGCGCGCGCGGATCGAGAAGGGGATCGGCAAGCTTGCCTCCTTCGTGCCCGGCGGCGCGGTGACCGAGCATCGCTGGGAAGGCGACACGCTCGTCTTCACTGTGGAGGCGATGGGCCAGCGAGTCGCGAGCCGGCTGGACGTGATGGAGACCCGCATCCACGCGACCTTCGACCTGCCGCCGATGCTCCGGCTGTTCGCCGGCAAGATCCGCGAGAAGCTGACCGAGAGCGGCGGGAAGCTGCTTAAATAGAACCGGAAGCCCTGGCCCGGGCGCGCGTGTCCAGCCGCAGGTGAATCAGCGGATAGGGGCGCCCCTCGTCGTCAGTCGGCGACCGCCCGGTCCGGACGAAGCCAAGCCGTTCGTAGAACCCGACCGCCTGTTCATTCTGCTCGTTCACGTCAGTGGTCAGGGTCGGATGCAGCGTCAGCGCGTGGGC
This window encodes:
- a CDS encoding polyhydroxyalkanoic acid system family protein, with amino-acid sequence MNDPISVDIPHKLGLAAARARIEKGIGKLASFVPGGAVTEHRWEGDTLVFTVEAMGQRVASRLDVMETRIHATFDLPPMLRLFAGKIREKLTESGGKLLK